The following is a genomic window from Candidatus Thermoplasmatota archaeon.
CTTTTTTTTTTAAACTTTTTTTAAATAATCTATAAATAATGCTTGTTTTATTCCCCTGTTTGTAATGTGTGGTATTGTTGGTATTATTGGGGGAAAACCTGTTTCTCGGCTTATTTATCATAGTTTGTTTTCTATTCAGCATCGTGGTCAGTCATCTGCTGGTATGCTCACCTATGATGGTAACATTCATGTGACTAAGGATGCTGGTTTGGTTCGAGATGTTTTTAATGAAGAAAAAAAGATCAATAAACCCGGGAATATAGGTATTGGGCACACACGTTATTCCACAGCTGGTATGGATGATCTTGAGTCGTTGAAGAGGAATGCGCAACCAGAGTACCTTGTAAACCCTTTTTTAGCAGCGGTTCATAACGGTAATATATACAACTGCTTGGAGTTAAGTAAAACCACTAAAAGACAACCTAGGACAGAATGTGATATACAGTGGCTTCTTCTACCTATGGCAGATGAGCTTTATAAAAAAGAGTTGACTGTTGAAACGATTTTTAAGGCATGTGAAAACGTTATGCACAAGGTCAAGGGTAGTTACTCTGTTTTATTTATTGCCGACTCAGGTGAGGCACCGTTTCTTTTTGCTGTGACCGACCCACGTAAAATCAGGCCTCTAGTACTTGGTAAATCTAATGGCATGTACTGCCTCGCCTCTGAGACTAGGGTTTTCAAGAAAATCAACTTCGAGTACGTAAAAGATGTGCTAGGTGGATCAATTGTAGTCATCGATAAAGACGGGAACATTTATGAGAAGCAAATAGTAAAAAAACAGGAGATGCCATGTATGTTCGAGTTTGTGTATTTCGCGAAACCTGATTCACGTATAAATGATCGATCTATACATAAAACAAGAGAAGAGATAGGGCGTTTACTTGCGCAGGAACAACCAGTTGATGCAGACATAGTAGTCCCAGTACCTGAATCTGGTAGAAGATACGCTTTAGGTTTCTCAAAGGAATCAGGTATACCAATTGATGAGGGTATAATGAAGGACAAGGATGAACGCTCATTCATACAGCAGACACAGGAAAGTAGAGACAAGGTTGTATCAGAGGGTTTATCTTTCTTGCGTTCTGTTCTAGAAAAAAAACGTGTTATCCTAATAGATGATTCCATAGTAAGAGGAACAAACATAAGAAAAATCGTTCGAGGCATAAAAGACGCTGGAGCAAAAGAGGTACACGTAAGAATAGGTTGCCCGCCACTAATAGCACCATGCTACCTAGGAATTGATATGAGAAGCAGAAAAGAGTTCATAGCCCGGAACGAGGATGGTAGCATCAAATCATGGGAAAAAATAGCCAAAGAAATAGGTGCAGACTCACTAGGATACATAAGCATAGATGGTTTGAAAAAAGCTATAGGTTTCGAAGTCTGCAAAGGATGCATAGAGTTCCCAGAGGGATACCCACCTGAGATGCATGATGATGTAAAAAAAATGTTTAAAAACGACAAAAAAGGCGTAAGAGCCTATGAATGTATGTAACCCAAAAACTTTTTTTGATCGATGATTGAAATAACAACTGGGACAATAGATGAACAGATCATAAAAATATTACTAAAAACCTATCCAGTAACAGTAAATGACCTAGAGAAAATTTTACACCTACCAAAAACAACTATCATGAGGTTTTTACAAAAACTCCAAAGCAAAGGAATACTAAGACTAGAGCCATTACCAGATAAAACATACATACGCCTACTCAGACACGATTTTAGCTTCATAGGTAAAAAACATCAAAAGAAATTCATAAAACATAAAACTACAGGTAAAAAAAGGACACCAAAAAATTATGAGGGGATTATGTACACCTAGGAGTAAGACTCAACCACATTAACCCAGATTATAGGTATCTCATCTGGGATGTTTTTCCTTAGAACCGCGTTTTTCTTTCCCATAAACTTCCCCTATACAACTATCTTTGTTTCTCCCAATATATAAACATTTTGTGCAAATATGCCAAAATCTACTAACCATTTTTTAAAAAAATGAAGTATGTCTCCCCGTATAATCTTTTTTTTTATCCGATTATCTGAATAACCTGCTTGTTTACAACCAAAAACTCTACAAGTTCACCAGACTTCTTCAACTTATTAAGAGTATCAGAATTGAGGGTATGTTCATATTTTGATATAACCCTGCTTCCACTGGGGGACCAGCTGGCTAACTCAACGTTTTCTTCATCAAAATTTTTTACACTACCAAGTATCGTAAACGACTCAACATGTAGACTAAAAGGACAATACGTACACTCGATAACTGTATCATAAGGTACATAAGCACTTTCAGCATCAGACACAGGTTCAACTTGTACTAAAACAAGGTTTCCCCCACATTTCGGGCATTTCATAGACTTATTACTCTTTTTCTCCCATAAATCCGCTAAAATTTCGATATCCTTTTCATCATACTTGGTTTTAACTAATTTCTCCATCCTTTATATTATACATAGTTCTTACATAAATACTTTTGCGAAAAACCCGCTTTATTCGCTATATTAAATAATCAGTTAGATATTTTGTATATTGCGCTGAGGAATAGGTTATGAAAATAATAACGCTTTTAACTGATTTCGGCTCAAAGGATGGGTACGTCGCTCAAATTAAGGGCGTAATATCATTTATAACAGATGCAAGGATCATTGACATAACACATGATGTTACGCCCCATAACATAAGAGAAGCAGCGTTCATATTAAGAAACACTTCACCATACTACCCTATTGGGACAGTGCATCTAGCTGTTGTAGACCCAGGGGTAGGTACTGATAGAAAAGGTTTGATAATAACAACCAAAAGTCAAATACTAATAGGGCCAGACAATGGTGTTTTAATACCAGCTGCTAAGTTTTTAGGGGATTTAACTGTTTATGAAATCAAAAACAATGAGTATATGCTAAAAAATGTTTCCAACACCTTCCATGGACGTGACATATTTGCTCCAATTGCTGCTCATATAGTAAATGGTGTTTCTTTTGATAAACTAGGTGATAAAACAAAAAATTTTGTTGACCTAGATTTTGGAGAAACCTGTATGTCAAAAAAAGACATCACAGGAAAAGTGGTTTATCTTGACCATTTTGGTAATATTATTACAAATATAGATGGAACATCAGTGAAAGAAGTTTTAGACTATAATAAAAAAATTAAACTGTCTATAAACAATAAACCAAGAGAGGCGGTTTTTGTAAAATCATATGGTTTTACAAAAAAAGGTCAGTTGTTAGCAACTATCGGTAGCAGTAACTATTTGGAGATTAGTATAAATCAGGGTAACGCAGCACAAAAACTAAACGCTAAACCAGATGATAAAATAAAGATAACATTTTGACTAGAGCCACTTTTTCTCTTTTTTATCAAGAGTAGTATAAATGTTATCCCCAACATAATATGTGGGCTGAATTTTCTCGTTATCAAGTAAATCATCTACAAATGCATTCTCATCTAATAGTATGTTGACAACTTCCCCTACAAATAATGTGTGATCCCCGATTGGTAAAGTCTTGGCTAGTTTACACTCAAGATGGGCGTAGCATTCTTTTATCAAAGGAGCTTTCACCTTCTGAGCTGGTATTAAAGTCAGTTTTGTTTCCCCTATTTTATTCTTTTTTCTCCCAGAGTATGTTCCACAGAAATTTACTTTATCAGCTAGCGAGTAAGGAACGAAATTTACAACAAATTCTTTTGTTCTTTCAATGAGTTCATGTGAATATCTTTTTGGTGCCACAGAAATACCATACAATGGTGGTTTCCTGGAAATAGTTGTATGCCACGCAATTGTAATAACATTAGTTTTTCCTTTTTCATCATTACATGTTACCAGCACCGCCTGTGTTGGAAACGCATAATGGTAGAATTTATTCAAATCTCCATTGATTTTCATAATTTACATCTCCTCCAATTTTTAAAAAGAGAACATGTTTTTAAAACTTTATAATTGCATCTAAAAGACCATGTGCATAGTTTATACAACCAAAAGCAGTGAAATAATCTTTTTTACCAAGATAATATTTAGAATCCTCGTAGTACTGTTTTGCTAGTTCAACAACTTTGCTGTTCTGGGTTTTTAGTTTTTCATTCATGTTACCGATGTTCTCCTCAAACATTATGATGTCTTTTCTTATCCTTGTTTTATCGTCCATACTATCATATTCAGTAAAAGCACTTTAATTGAAATAATTTTTCAACTAAAGATAAATAAAAAGAAGAGAAAAAAGAAAAATGGAAGGTTTTTAGTTTGTTTTAAGCAACAGGTTTTAATCTTACTATTCTACCTAATACAAATCCTTTGAAGTTTTCTTCAAATGTTTTATCTCCAACAAGTACTGTTACTTTTACTGTAATTTTTCCGAATGCACATTTTACCGATCTTTTTCTTGTGCATATCGATGCAGAGCCACCTGCTTTTATCTCTTTAAATGTTTCAGATACGTTTAGATTTACTCTTTTCAACACCCCGCCACTCACTAATATGTTACATTTAACATTAGATAAATTTTCATCCCCGGTATTAGTTATACTTCCGCAAACACGACCGATACTCGTTCTCATGAGATTTATATCAATTTTTATTGGTGGTGCAGGTGGTCTGTATGTTGAATATATTTGTGCAGTATCGCTTCCAGAATAATCGTTGCCATTTGAGTAAGCGGTATAGCTAGCTGTGTTTATGCCACATTCTTCGCAATCACCGGTTATTCCCGTTACTAGAACATTAAAAACTATTATCATAGTGTCACCATCTTCCAGATCCTCTGTGAGGTTCCACCATGCTATTTTTTTGTTTTCTGAGATATCTCCCTTTATAGATGTTTCATATACCTCGTTATCACGTAAAATAGTTAATTTAGCATTTTCATCTACATGTTCTAATACACATGGTAATTTGTCCATAATTCTTATTTCAGTTAGGTTATATACTCCATAGTAAGTTAGATCTATTTTGTATTTTATTGTGTCATTGACGTACACATCTGCTTTTTCGACATAATTTTCGCCATCGTAGACTTTTTTATTAAAGATTGGAGCATGTGGCGTACAAAACACTGTTGCATAATCAGATCCATACAAGTGAGTACAGCATTCGCAGCTCCAAAGGTCTACGCAAGCATAATTTTTAACAAAATATTCCTCTTGGCAATATCCTATTACGATAGCGTCAAATTCTATAACAATGCTTTCGCCATTATTTAGATTAAAACGTGATTTAGTCCAATCGAATTTAACATATTTAAGGTTCTCTGAAACTGTTATCTCAGGGGGATCAAAATTGGTGCTAGGATAAGTTATTTTTACATTATCTGCATAATCAAGACAGTTACATTCACATTCACTTGAAAAACTGTCTTCTACAACCATGCATTTCATTAGATCTGTACCATGGTAGGTTATAGTTATCTGGAATCTTACTTTCTGTCCTTTAATAACCCAATCTAGTTGTTTAACCCATTTTTCGTTGTCTGGATCCCATACCTTTTTTTCAACTTCGACAGATGGATTTACAAAAACTGTTGCAGTATCATTATCGTGCATCTGTTTATCTGTGCAACATTCTTTTGCAGTTACTGCAACTGAGTTGACGTTTTCACCAAGGCCAACTACCTTTGCATTAAATTCAATAATAAGTTGTTGACCTTTCAATAGTTTTGTTTCTCCAAAATCCCAAACTATTATATTCCCATTGATAACCGGTTTTTTATCTTCAGGTTGCACAGTTCCTATATATTCTAGGCAATTTGGTAAATTATCTGTTACTACTATATTTTCTACGCAATACTTGCCAGTATATGTTGTAGTTATTCTAAATTTTACTATATCCCCATATACTGCCTCTATATAATCTACCCAGTGTTCTCCATTATACACTTGTTTTATAACAGAAAATGTTTCATCATCTGCGACAACAGATGGTGTTGCTATAAATATTGTTGAAGATATCATCAAAAGCGTCATAATCAAGCTTATTTTAGTTTTTCTTTCCATTTATTTTTTTCCCCCAAATTTCATTTATATCTGGTAACCTATTTCTTTTTATATACTAAAGCCATCAATAATATATATATAGTAATATTTTAATCTATCGGTATTTCTTTCATAACCTTCATTCTATTAAATTTCTTATAGTTGTAATTATTAGAAATTGTTTACTTTTAACTGATTTATATGTTTGCTATTAATTTTATCGCCTTTAATCCGATAAAATATTTTGTCGTTTTAAGCCCGACAAAATAGAAAACTATTTAAACCCACAAAACAACTTATTTATTAAATAAAATAAATAAAAATGGTGTAAATAATAATGCAGGAGAAGCCAGCTAGACTAGACAAAAGCCTCGAAAAAATAGTACTTGAGATACTTAAATCTAGAGCGAAAGCACGAATATATGTATATCTAATTGGTAGAAATGGTGCGAAGAGTGAGCAAATCATAAAAGGTACAAAACTACACCCTAGCACTGTACGAGAGATGCTATCTGATATGCATTATAAAAAGTTGATTTACAGAAAAAAAATCCAGAAAGATGGTATAGGAAAAAACCCGTACATGTATTTTGCAATCCCTCCTGTAGAGCTTCTAAAAAGATACAGAAATGAAATGGAAGATAGACTAAACAGACTTGCGAGATTGGCTTTTTCAGCAAATAATGAAACATATAATGGGAGTGTTAAAATCAAGATTATTGAGGGCCCAGAGAAATATGAACATAGTTAGACCTTTAGCAAAAATGTTGGTTAAACGACCAAAAACGGTCCTCCTAGTTTATACCATAATTACCATCTTGATTGGTCTTAACATTCAAAATATTTACATGCAATCTGATTTATCTAAATTTTTACCTAGTGATGACCCAACAATACAATTATGGGCTCGGATATACAAGGAGTTCCCAATAGGAGCTACTATCATCGTGTACATTGACCAAACACACAAGTCCTATGATATTAGAGACTTTAGGGTTTTAACTGAGATGGATGAAATCATTAGAGCAGTGGATCCTTATCCTGATGGTAGGGATGGTGTGTCATCTGTTCAAAGTATTTCGAATTATATTAAAGAAGAAAACGCGAAACAGTGGATCCCCGGTGGTCTCGGTGGGACAGGAAGAAATGAGATACCAACTCCATATAATGCTGGTAATTATGAGGAACTCATCGCTAGGTATATGACTCGGTTGAAAACTGAGGAGACAAAGGGTGTTCTTTATACAAACGACTATAAAGTTGCTGTTATAGTAATCCAACTAGCAAGTGGTGCTAATTACTATGATATCTTAGATAAAACTAAGTTGGCTATAGAAAACAGGGGAACTAGTTATTCTGATATGTTTGTAACCGGTACATTTGCGGTGCAGAAAGCAATGCAAGAACGTACTTTCCAGGCACTCAAAATAGTTTTCCCATTAGCTATTGTTCTTGTAGTAATTGTTTTACTGTTTTTCCATAGGACAATCAAAGGTCTTGTAATAGGTTTACTGCCACTTGCTTATGCCCTAGTTTTAACATTTGGTATACTAGGCGTAGTACAACCTGAGCTGAGTATGTTGTCTATTGCTGTCGTTGCGTTATTGGTAGGTCTTGGTGTTGATTATTCCATCTACCTGGCAAACAGGTTTGTTGAAGAATACACTATCCAAGATAAAATTGAGCGAGTGGAACGCACCATAGGTCGTACTGGAAAAGCAGTACTCATGTGTGCAGTTACCACAATCATCGGCTTTGGTTCCCTTATGAGCTCGTACATGCCGCCGATGGCGATATTTGGTTTTAGTTGTGTTATAGGTATCTCTTTTGCATTAATATCTTCAACTATCCTTGTACCATGTTTAGCTCTTATATTAAAATTTGAAAAACCTGAGGTAAATCATCGTTGGAAAAGATTTGCGAATATTATTGTTGAATACAGGAAAAAATTGTTTGCAGCTGCATGTTTCTTAGTTATACTATCTTTGATTCTTATACCTAATATAAGAACAGATGTAAACTACTATGATATGGCACCAAAGGGTATACCTGAGATAGAAAAACTCCTAGAATATTCAGAGAGATTTGGTGGCGGAACAAGTTTCAATGCCCTATTAGTTGAAACAGATACACAGGGGCTCACCTACCCAGAGGTTATTGATGCAATTTACAACATGCAAGTTGAGATTAGAAAAATTGGTGTCTCTGTAACCTCGATAGCTGATGAAATCAAAAAAGTAAACGAGGTGCTAGATCGAAACCAGATAACAAAAAAACTGGGTTCCATGTTTGGTGTTAGCAAAATAATATATGACCGAGTCGCTGAAACAGGGTTAATAAACAAAGATTACTCAAAAACCATAATAGTTGTTTCTTTACCTGCTGGTAAAAGCGTCCAAGAACTAGAGGCATTAGTAAATAAAATAAATAGTATAGTAGAAAATACACATATTCCTCACAATGGACAGATTTCCCAGCTCGTAGGCCAAGATGTGGTAACAGTTAAAGTTAACAAACAGATAATGAGCTCACAAACACAGTCACTTATCACCTCTTTTTTACTTGTGTTAGCATCCCTGATAATCCAATTCAACTCCTCAAAAATAGGAGTGATATCCCTAGCACCTGTTTTATTTGTGTTAGCATGTCAACCAGGGGTACTAGTAACACTTGATATACCCCTATCTGTCATAAACGTCTCAATCGCATCCATTATGATAGGCACAACCATAGATTATAGCATACAAGTTACACAGAGAGTACGTGAAGAAATTGCTAGAGGCATATCAAAAATAGAAGCAGTTAAAACCACGATAGAAACATCAGGATGGTCAATAGTTGGAGCAGCAACAACAACAAGTATCGCATTAACATCAACATTTATAGCAAACATTCAATCAGTAAACCAGTTTACTATCGTTGTAATATCACTTATTGTTTTTTCATTTGTTGCAACCATGTTTGTTTTACCAACTCTCCTAACATCAAAACTAATAGATTAACAAAAAAAAAAACGATCTTTTTAAAATAATTTAACACAGATTAATTTCACAGACTTTATAAACTAAAAAATATTACCACGGTCTGGAGAGGAGATCGAAATGGTTTTTGAAAATTTCTCACAATGGCTAAATCAATTTTCAATAGAAGATGTTTTCCGTGGAGATTTATCATCATTTCTCCCAATATTCTATCTAGCAATATCTATAGCAATTTATGCTATTCTCATCTGGCATTTCTATAGGTTTATAGCCAGAAGAGACATATTCAAACTTTCACCAAAAAAACACGCAAAAATAATATCCTTCCTTAAATACTTCTTTTTATTCCCATTTGTTGCTATTATTTTCTTTGCTGGTTTCGCAATCATGCTACTCTTTCTCACGAAAGCTTTAGAGCCATCTAGCATCCTGATCACATCATTTGCAGTAATAGTAGCAATTAGAATCACTGCATACTACAGTGAAGATCTATCGAGAGATTTAGCAAAAATGCTACCACTTGCGTTACTAGGTGTGTTTCTTTATGATCCATCATACTTTAGATGGGCCGATATAACAGACAAGATTAATTCTTTACCAAATTTTTTAACAATGGCTATACAACTCATACTCTTTATTATACTAGTCGAATGGATATTAAGGATATTACTAAAAAGCAAACAAGCAATTTCTTTAAAAAAACAACAAGCAAAAGAAAAACAGAAATCAATATAAAAACTTATAAAAATGACTATCTGGTTCTGCTGATAAAATGAAAATCAAAGCAATTTTATCTAACCTCGGATTTGTCATGCAAATCTCAGGGATATTCATAATATTCCCAATTATAATATCTTTTATCTTGAATGAGATATCTGCTACAATAGCTCTTTTCCTTGCGGCTACAGGATTTCTTGTTTTAGGTTTTCTGTTAAACGCTCTTTGTGAAAGGAAAGAACTCACATTTAAACAATCATGCGCTCTGGTTGTATTGGTTTTTTTTCTACTGAGTTTCATAGGGTCAATACCTTATATGTACATCAATATCTCAAACGGTAATCCAGTTAAAATTTTTACAGATAGTGTCTTCGAATCAGCATCAGGATACACGACAACGGGTTTCTCTGTTATATCTAATCTATCTACTACACCAAAATCAATAATCGTTTATAGATCTCTAACACAATTTATAGGTGGCTTAGGTATAGTGCTAGTATTATTAGCGTTCTTTTATCCAGAGACTAAACTACAAGAATTTTCTAGGGGCATGGGTTTTACAAAAAATCATAAAATCAAAAGAACCTTCTTCATGATTCTCTTGATATATATGGTATTTTTTGTAGCTATGATGATTATAGGTCTATTATCCGGCTATAGAGATGTAATAAACTTGTTTTCATTCATCTTCTCAGCATTAAGTACAGGCGGTTTTTCTCCAATTGTTGATATTACAAATGTGGCTACACAATCGCCTCTGGGACTCATACTTATTGTCAGCATGGTGTTAGGCGCATCTAACTTCTTAATATTAGCAGGTCTATTCAAACTTAGATTTAAAGAATTTTTAAAATCTGAGGTAACTGTATTTCTTTTTATGGCTTTTATTTCTATTTCGATAG
Proteins encoded in this region:
- the purF gene encoding amidophosphoribosyltransferase — encoded protein: MCGIVGIIGGKPVSRLIYHSLFSIQHRGQSSAGMLTYDGNIHVTKDAGLVRDVFNEEKKINKPGNIGIGHTRYSTAGMDDLESLKRNAQPEYLVNPFLAAVHNGNIYNCLELSKTTKRQPRTECDIQWLLLPMADELYKKELTVETIFKACENVMHKVKGSYSVLFIADSGEAPFLFAVTDPRKIRPLVLGKSNGMYCLASETRVFKKINFEYVKDVLGGSIVVIDKDGNIYEKQIVKKQEMPCMFEFVYFAKPDSRINDRSIHKTREEIGRLLAQEQPVDADIVVPVPESGRRYALGFSKESGIPIDEGIMKDKDERSFIQQTQESRDKVVSEGLSFLRSVLEKKRVILIDDSIVRGTNIRKIVRGIKDAGAKEVHVRIGCPPLIAPCYLGIDMRSRKEFIARNEDGSIKSWEKIAKEIGADSLGYISIDGLKKAIGFEVCKGCIEFPEGYPPEMHDDVKKMFKNDKKGVRAYECM
- a CDS encoding MarR family transcriptional regulator, translated to MIEITTGTIDEQIIKILLKTYPVTVNDLEKILHLPKTTIMRFLQKLQSKGILRLEPLPDKTYIRLLRHDFSFIGKKHQKKFIKHKTTGKKRTPKNYEGIMYT
- a CDS encoding S-adenosyl-l-methionine hydroxide adenosyltransferase family protein produces the protein MKIITLLTDFGSKDGYVAQIKGVISFITDARIIDITHDVTPHNIREAAFILRNTSPYYPIGTVHLAVVDPGVGTDRKGLIITTKSQILIGPDNGVLIPAAKFLGDLTVYEIKNNEYMLKNVSNTFHGRDIFAPIAAHIVNGVSFDKLGDKTKNFVDLDFGETCMSKKDITGKVVYLDHFGNIITNIDGTSVKEVLDYNKKIKLSINNKPREAVFVKSYGFTKKGQLLATIGSSNYLEISINQGNAAQKLNAKPDDKIKITF
- a CDS encoding flavin reductase family protein, which codes for MKINGDLNKFYHYAFPTQAVLVTCNDEKGKTNVITIAWHTTISRKPPLYGISVAPKRYSHELIERTKEFVVNFVPYSLADKVNFCGTYSGRKKNKIGETKLTLIPAQKVKAPLIKECYAHLECKLAKTLPIGDHTLFVGEVVNILLDENAFVDDLLDNEKIQPTYYVGDNIYTTLDKKEKKWL
- a CDS encoding DUF357 domain-containing protein, which codes for MDDKTRIRKDIIMFEENIGNMNEKLKTQNSKVVELAKQYYEDSKYYLGKKDYFTAFGCINYAHGLLDAIIKF
- a CDS encoding TrmB family transcriptional regulator produces the protein MQEKPARLDKSLEKIVLEILKSRAKARIYVYLIGRNGAKSEQIIKGTKLHPSTVREMLSDMHYKKLIYRKKIQKDGIGKNPYMYFAIPPVELLKRYRNEMEDRLNRLARLAFSANNETYNGSVKIKIIEGPEKYEHS
- a CDS encoding efflux RND transporter permease subunit → MNIVRPLAKMLVKRPKTVLLVYTIITILIGLNIQNIYMQSDLSKFLPSDDPTIQLWARIYKEFPIGATIIVYIDQTHKSYDIRDFRVLTEMDEIIRAVDPYPDGRDGVSSVQSISNYIKEENAKQWIPGGLGGTGRNEIPTPYNAGNYEELIARYMTRLKTEETKGVLYTNDYKVAVIVIQLASGANYYDILDKTKLAIENRGTSYSDMFVTGTFAVQKAMQERTFQALKIVFPLAIVLVVIVLLFFHRTIKGLVIGLLPLAYALVLTFGILGVVQPELSMLSIAVVALLVGLGVDYSIYLANRFVEEYTIQDKIERVERTIGRTGKAVLMCAVTTIIGFGSLMSSYMPPMAIFGFSCVIGISFALISSTILVPCLALILKFEKPEVNHRWKRFANIIVEYRKKLFAAACFLVILSLILIPNIRTDVNYYDMAPKGIPEIEKLLEYSERFGGGTSFNALLVETDTQGLTYPEVIDAIYNMQVEIRKIGVSVTSIADEIKKVNEVLDRNQITKKLGSMFGVSKIIYDRVAETGLINKDYSKTIIVVSLPAGKSVQELEALVNKINSIVENTHIPHNGQISQLVGQDVVTVKVNKQIMSSQTQSLITSFLLVLASLIIQFNSSKIGVISLAPVLFVLACQPGVLVTLDIPLSVINVSIASIMIGTTIDYSIQVTQRVREEIARGISKIEAVKTTIETSGWSIVGAATTTSIALTSTFIANIQSVNQFTIVVISLIVFSFVATMFVLPTLLTSKLID
- a CDS encoding potassium transporter TrkG; this translates as MKIKAILSNLGFVMQISGIFIIFPIIISFILNEISATIALFLAATGFLVLGFLLNALCERKELTFKQSCALVVLVFFLLSFIGSIPYMYINISNGNPVKIFTDSVFESASGYTTTGFSVISNLSTTPKSIIVYRSLTQFIGGLGIVLVLLAFFYPETKLQEFSRGMGFTKNHKIKRTFFMILLIYMVFFVAMMIIGLLSGYRDVINLFSFIFSALSTGGFSPIVDITNVATQSPLGLILIVSMVLGASNFLILAGLFKLRFKEFLKSEVTVFLFMAFISISIVTIFFSYSLFDSTFHVISAMSTTGFSYLKVYDFSGNLKLFLVFLMFVGGASFSTAGGIKIYRFLLLFKVTKKVVTDSITQRDTTVKLFGKEYTNAELIQVVTMVILMAGIILISAAIVSSYGNSPIDSIFEVTSAIATTGLSVGIAGPSLAMELKWLFVLLMILGRIEILAFLIAFSRAKEPKEVWSAN